The region TAACCCCAGTTTAAATCAAAAACTATAATTTTGGCTTTAAAAGCACTGCTGCTCTGCTCAAAGCACAGTCTAATGGTCTGCGTCCTCCCAGGTGCTGGTCCTCACCCTAAAGCACTGTCTGGACGTCTAGTCAGCGCCATCTGGTGGCTGTTTGCTATACTGCTGCTGGCCTGCTACTTTGCCAACTTCAACTCCATTCTGCACTCCAATAACAAACACGTCTCCATCAAGAGCTTTGAAGACCTCGCCAACCAGGATGTGATAGATTATGGCACAGTGGAAGCTGGTTCCACCATGCATTTCTTTAAGGTACAGTCAGCAGTTGCTAACCACAgtccagccagcatgtccatgtagGTCCCagaagggttaaatttgggctgcaaatatgggtcccaagtgggtttgtccgcagtttccatggtggcccctcctgtgtttgcccatatgggctttaAGTGGATTCTGAcagggtttcaggtggggcccaaatGGGTTAGTTACACCAGACCCATATGTTTGctcatatggggtctaagtgggatcagaatggaccttaaatggggcccagttagccagcccacatgggcttcacatgtggggcccatgttactgaaaccatgtgggacctgcaaaatttGCCCTCTCAGTACCCATATAGCCCGCATTTAACCTATGTGgagcccacatggacatgctggctgggagcTGTTCATAATGCCTGACACAGATTGATAAAACTGAATGTGCTGAAATTTTGTACATTCAGAGTACAGTGTTGAGGATATGAGAAGATTCAAATATTATGATTTTCATTCTTCTCTCCCTCACAGAATTCCAACAACCCCGTCTACCGGCGTATCTACCAGCACATGGAGCGTAAGAAGAGCTATGTGTCCAGCATGGAGGAGGGTTATCGTCTTGCCCAGGAGGGAAACTTTGCCTTCATCGGTGAAGCAGTGTCCTTGGATTTGGCAGTGGCTCGCTACTGTCAACTGACCCGCTCCCAGGAAGTCGTAGCTATGAGAGCCTACTCGATTGCAGCACCTCTGGGTGAGTCAGTGTTTTGGGATGGTTTTTATTCTCGAAAGACAGCACGGTGAAACAATGAAGCCTGTACTGTGAAAAAAATTGTCCTATATTACTTCAGGTcactaattgtatttttataggattatattttatttcaaataattCTGAAGTCATTTATTTGTCTTGAGACTGTTCCCTGTGAAGTAAAGTTGGCTATTTGTTATCCATGTGTTCTTTCAGTGTCCTCGGCTTAGAACTCTTTGACATCTACTACATGGTGGCACCAACGACATATCCATGGTCATACACACAGTATTCAGTGTTGcaccaatcaatatttttttcaatcaatGATGGATCAAATAATACATGAATAATGAAAGGTGTTGCTTGTAGGAGAAAACCGAATTATCACCAAATCTGAAGTTCCTCCAGCTTTATAGAGCTTTTAAGCCACTCTTAGGTTTTGTAACTTCGCTGTTTTGTCTCACAGATCTCAATAACCTggtttcagcagcagcaggcagctattTTGTGAGCGAAAAAGCTCTATAAACTCACTGTACACTActtgctcagcaccaaacatcATACAAACAAACTTAGAGAGCTGCTGGTGAACACAGCGGAACATTCAGCAGCTAAGGagtcagatatttttctcatgaGCTGATAGAGGTCAAACTACAGCTacaaggagagtgaatattagacttatATCCATCAGGAGGACACAAAAACAATTCCAAATAAATGCTAACGTCATTCTGTGTCTGCTGGAGTCAGTTTCCTGCTTGTTGTCATTGTTGCTGTTATGCTGTATCATGTTGCAATGGACCAATGCTTCAAAATCTGCTTCTCCAAAAGTATGTGGCTACCTTTGCCTACAGATTTCCCCAATTTGCTGTAGAAGAACTTGACTGGACACACAACCCGGCACTCTGAATCAGAGCTCCCTCCCTTTAGGACTGCACATAGCCTTCACTTTTTCCCCATCCAGCACCTTTGGGATGAAATGCTGGAGCTTACTAATTCTAAAGGTCTCTTCCTTGCTCCTCCAGGTTCCCCATGGGTTAAGAATCTAACCATCGCCATCCTCCAGCTCAGTGAATCCGGTGAGCTGACATACCTACGGGACAAGTGGTGGGCCAGCAGCTGTATGGGAGCTGATGAGGCTCAAACCTCCGAGGCCCTGCAGCCCCACGACCTACGGggcctctttctcctccttggCCTGGGACTGGGCGTCGGACTGCTGCTGGCCCTGCTGGAGCTCTTATCCAAGGCCCGCAACCAAGCTAAGGACAGCAAGGTAAGAGAACGGTATCACACAGTGTGATCACATCGTAGACTTCTTTGGTCacattatgatgtttttttttctcgtttCTGTCACAGAAATCATGCTGCTCTGTGCTGACATCAGAGCTGAATTGGCGGTTTGGCAGCGGAGGGGAGAGCGCAGAGCAGGACACTACAGACAAAAGCAAAGCCTAAAggaaatgttaatattttaacaacatagtgtcaaaaatgtggatAAGCTGAGTGTTTTCTTCCTGTTCCATCGAACAAACTAGCTTTACATGTTTCCATAGTAACgatcatgtgttgtttttgttcagtgtgttttgtATCCTTTAAGAAAAACTTAGTG is a window of Scomber scombrus chromosome 10, fScoSco1.1, whole genome shotgun sequence DNA encoding:
- the si:ch211-251b21.1 gene encoding probable glutamate receptor, producing the protein MKGCVTLILCVTAWSFTADAKDLSITTIKQEPYTMSKGSGGELEGYCIDLISELSKKLGFTYKLHLVKDNRYGAMDSSGNWNGMIGEVIKGEADLAVAPLTLTAMREQFVDMTTPFMQTGIGFILRKDMAFEQSAFSLLSPFSTDMWVGLLIAFLLTGLCIFLVGRISPSEWAEPDAEEHSFTLLHSFWYITGALTLQGAGPHPKALSGRLVSAIWWLFAILLLACYFANFNSILHSNNKHVSIKSFEDLANQDVIDYGTVEAGSTMHFFKNSNNPVYRRIYQHMERKKSYVSSMEEGYRLAQEGNFAFIGEAVSLDLAVARYCQLTRSQEVVAMRAYSIAAPLGSPWVKNLTIAILQLSESGELTYLRDKWWASSCMGADEAQTSEALQPHDLRGLFLLLGLGLGVGLLLALLELLSKARNQAKDSKKSCCSVLTSELNWRFGSGGESAEQDTTDKSKA